One window of Medicago truncatula cultivar Jemalong A17 chromosome 2, MtrunA17r5.0-ANR, whole genome shotgun sequence genomic DNA carries:
- the LOC25486898 gene encoding E3 ubiquitin-protein ligase RGLG4, producing the protein MGNILGNNRNREPQNSRNEIISSPNFPTQKPVPLPLPPEIISGQCSNTKQPSKKYALIHDNFTTLEQVIGALRKEGLESSNLILGIDFTKSNEWTGQISFNKKSLHAIGDTLNPYEKAISIVGKTLAPFDEDNLIPCFGFGDATTHDQEVFSFHSDHSPCHGFDEVLACYKRIVPNLKLSGPTSYAPVIEAAIDIVEKSHGQFHVLVIIADGQVTRSVDYGDNELSPQEEKTIKAIADASKYPLAIVLVGVGDGPWEDMEKFDDKIQTRDFDNFQFVNFTKIMSKNTSAAEKEAAFAVNALMEIPFQYKACVEFRKLGHVIGRANRIVPKPSPVPYSRPAHSNSTTDDQNQSACCPVCLTNAKDLAFGCGHMTCRDCGSRLRHCHNMSTQDH; encoded by the exons ATGGGCAACATCTTAGGTAACAACAGAAACCGTGAGCCTCAAAATTCTAGGAATGAAATAATCTCTTCGCCCAATTTTCCAACTCAGAAACCTGTCCCATTACCACTTCCACCAGAAATTATTTCTGGACAATGTTCAAACACTAAGCAACCTTCCAAGAAGTATGCTTTGATTCATGATAATTTCACTACTCTTGAACAG GTTATTGGGGCACTGAGGAAAGAAGGTTTAGAGTCATCAAATCTCATCCTTGGAATTGATTTTACAAAGAGTAATGAATGGACTG GCCAAATCTCATTCAATAAGAAAAGCCTGCATGCAATTGGAGATACACTAAACCCCTATGAGAAGGCCATATCAATTGTTGGCAAGACTTTGGCTCCCTTTGATGAAGACAACTTGATTCCATGCTTTGGATTTGGTGATG CTACCACACATGATCAAGAAGTATTCAGCTTTCATAGTGATCATTCACCTTGCCATGGATTTGATGAAGTTTTGGCTTGCTACAAAAGAATAGTTCCAAATTTGAAACTCTCAG GACCAACTTCATATGCACCGGTGATTGAGGCTGCAATAGACATAGTCGAGAAAAGTCATGGCCAATTCCATGTGTTGGTTATCATTGCAGATGGTCAG GTTACAAGAAGTGTAGACTATGGCGATAATGAACTCAGTCCTCAAGAAGAGAAAACGATCAAAGCAATTGCTGATGCAAG TAAATATCCACTTGCTATAGTTCTGGTCGGAGTTGGTGATGGACCTTGGGAAGACATGGAAAAGTTTGATGACAAAATTCAGACACGCGATTTTGACAATTTTCAG TTTGTTAACTTCACAAAAATAATGTCTAAGAACACAAGCGCAGCCGAAAAAGAAGCAGCTTTTGCTGTTAACGCTCTCATGGAGATCCCCTTCCAATACAAAGCATGTGTTGAATTTCGAAAACTTGG ACATGTAATCGGAAGAGCAAATAGAATAGTTCCAAAACCATCTCCTGTTCCTTACTCTCGGCCTGCACATAGCAATTCAACAACAGATGACCAAAATCAATCT GCCTGCTGCCCTGTTTGTCTGACCAATGCAAAGGATTTGGCATTTGGATGTGGGCACATG ACTTGCAGGGATTGTGGATCAAGGTTAAGACATTGTCACAATATGTCGACACAGGATCACTAG